From Malus sylvestris chromosome 1, drMalSylv7.2, whole genome shotgun sequence:
CCAACCTTACCCTCACCACATTCTAATTCATACCTGACATCAACCCAGCTACACTGAATATCTCTACTCACAAATACATCATTCACATTCTCAAAGAAACCCCGAAATCTCTCAGAAAACGCATTCACATTTTCCAAAGACTCGTCACCCACACCCACATTCAGGAATTCTGTCAAACAGTTTGCAGACACACAGACGGGCGAAAACAGAACTACCAAATTAGACCTCACAGCAATCGAAACACTATTCGAGAACATACCCGTCATTGGATCGCAGATCACGGGGTCCCAGGCGTAGTCGTGCACGAGCTGGCGCAAGGAGGCGGCGAAGCACGAAGCCCGGGGCGGTGATGCCGGGTCGAGGCGATATGCGGGGAGGGAATTGAGGGTTTGGGAGAGGGAATTGAAAGTGGGGCCGGGGAGgtggaaagagagggagagagaagtgGGGAGCTTGGAGGAGGAGAGCAgcggagagagggaggagaagaAGGGTCTGAAGGCGAAGAGAGAGGCGGAGAGAGGGGGGAAGGAGAGGATGGTTTTGACGGCGGCGAGGAGGGTGGTGAGAAATGGAGCTGGGTTTTGGAGGTGGAGGAGTGGGTTGAGGTCCAGGAGGATGACGATGCGCTGCGTTTTGCCGTAGTCGGCGATTGGGTCGCCGGAGCTCCGATCAGATGCCATCGCATTTGCAGGAGGAGAAAGAGACGAACTTTGGCGGCAGAGAAGAAGGAGATGCAAATGTGGAATTAAGGAACAGTAAACCGAATACGCAGTCGTTTTAGGAGAAAAACGAAGATACGGTAGATGCTTGAGCGGGAAACCAAATTTTGGCGGTAAAGGAAGTGTTTTAATCTGATCAAGGACCTGTTTGGACTGCTTCTTAATCTTAGAGAACGAAAGAGCTTTTGACATcagttgaaaaaataaaaatatttaaagtacTTCTTCacgtaaaaaaaaacacatggtTTTTAACGAAAATATCAACATGATTTGAATGAAAGTGCTTTCCAAAAGTATTATGAATACTTTTCAATATGCTTATAAGAAAAGTGTTTTTTACAGCATTTgtaattacttttaaaatgactgaaagtgtattttgtaataatatttttagaaccaatatttaataaaaatgtaagtgAATCTTAAAAAAACACTTCAAGAATTGAACAACTAAATGGGCGAGAACAGAACATACCTGTAAACCGAATCGCAAATCGTTGGTTCCCAGATGTAGTCGTGCACGAGCACGTTTAGAAccaatattttctttaaaaactgtctcaatcattttaaaaacgcTTTCAAACAAACCCGTTGTTTTTAGGAGAAACACAATGGCGCAAATGATCCTTAGGTGAGAAGAAAAACTAGACAAAATGTTAAATAGCACATTATGTACCAATTTTTCTTCAACGGGATGGGACTATTAAGAAGTTTGGAAACTAAACAGCAAAGATTGACTCTTAGAAATCAAACCCTGATGATTGCTTAAAAAGTCGAACTATTTGAATAGACTTGACTACCGAAGACAAAATCATACATATGTGGATCATTAAAAGGTGAAAGAGGCCCATAAAGACCAAAGCCATAGCCCACATAGCTGATTTGGGCCAATTGGCCCATCTcaattctattttctttttctttttctttttttagttgATTGGCGTGCTCTATCCTCTCCCCAAACTCCAAACATGGAGAAGAAAGCTgcaaactttctctctcttcaaacAAGAAAGCTgcaaactttctctctctaaaatccaaCCCCTCAAAAGTTTCAAAATTACAAGAGAGTCCCAACATGTCCGCCATTTCTCTCACCAAGTTCATCGTCTTCTCTTCCATCGCTTCCTCAACTTTCCCAAAATATCCAACTCCTTACCCTTCACTTTCACCCAAATGCCCAACGTATCCCCTCACCCACTCTTCCAGAAAGATTTCGGTCTCGGTATTTTCGAAGCCTTCCGAGGCGGAGGAAGACGAGGAGCTCCCGTCGGCGCCGGAGGACGAGTGGCTGAAGAAGCTGCCGGACAAGAAGAAGCCGCTGTACGCCCACAGCCTCCCCTGCATCGAGGCCTGGCTGAGGAACTTGGGGTTTTACCAGAGCAAAGAGGACCGGGCGGTTTGGCTGGTGGAGAAGCCCGAGTGGCACGCCCAGCTCTCGCTCGACATCACCGATTTGTATGTGAGGTTGGTTTTCTGTTTTCTCTTCTGGGTTTCTGCCATTTCTGCTGtccacacacatatatgtatatgcgtGCTGAATTTTTGGCTGATGGATTGATTTGGTGGTTTAGTTAGGGgtttattgttaattttattGAGAAAAGATCATGAATTTAATCAACCTGTGTGTTAAGTTTTAGAATTTACAGTTTGTTTTGTTGCGATACAAGTCGGGTTGCTGTGAGATTGAATTTGATACCGAATTTTATAGAACAATGTAGTGAAATTAGAGTGGACAATTTGTGGATGGTAGCATGATTGCACCTAAACTCGGATAAAAGTGGTTTTTTGTTAGTCCTCTATTAGTCTTCCATGCCTTTGGTCCATTTATAGCTTCCAGTTTCTGTGAGTGAGTGGTTTACTGTGTTAACTTGATCCAGTTGGCCGGTTGAATTGGAGGTCATGATGGTGGATTCGACTGCGATTCCCGGAAATAGTGTGGATTCACAGAAAAATGGAAAGGAATCAATGTGTGGTGGAATGGGAACGATATAAGAGTTTGTTTAAAGGCTTCTTTAGGATTGGCTCGATTGGATATGTGGCTAAGTCCCATTATCACATTCTAAGTTTCACGAATGAGATTGTGCGCTTGATGACATGAGCTAGTTATAGACGATAGGAAATGGCGGTGATGGTTGAAAGCGGGAAGCTTGAGGTTGTGGGGAAAGATGGAGGTGAAAACAGACTGATTACTTGAAAGTGTTCGTATTACCCTGCATCACctcttgtttttccttttcatatgacTGTCTCTCCCCTTTTTTCTTGGCAATGTTCTAGATCGTTGCTTGaaattgtttcttttttctGAACCTTTTTGTTATATCAAATATTACCGCTGCTAAATATTGAACTGGTGATGTAGGTATCTAAAGACTGGACCGGGAAACCTTGAAAAGGATATGGAGAGGCGATTTAGTTATGCACTGAGCAGAGAGGACATCGAGAATGCAGTGCTTGGAGGGCCCTGAGGACAACAAAACAATTGTTCCTGCAGGCATCTAGTTTGCGCTTCTGAATTTATCGACCTCCCAGAAGGCACCTATTACTTCTGGTTGACGGACTTGTGTGAATAGGTTACTCTCGATTCTTAAGAAAGCATCAGCCTATCCACACTAGACTTTTGCGACGAATAATAGGCTGTGCTATTTATAACTTAAATTAGTCCTCATAAGAGCCTTCGTGAtcaaaattgttatttttagGTTACAGCTAGAACTTTAGGGAGGTGCTTATTGGTGCAAATGCTTTAGACGATTTCAGATCGAATGTATTCTTCTTTTCATGATAAAATCGAATGTATACTTCTGTACGATTAATCTTCgattttattttcctttgaacGCAAATGTAGACGATGTTATTAGTACGTAACTAGCCTGATCGGCATTTCTGTAATCAGTTTTCGATCGCGTGATGCAGAACCGGAAAATTCCTTTTTTTTCGAAGTTATACAGAATGAAAGAAACACAATGTTCGATTTTCGTCAATTTAGAAGAAGAGCCGATTGCACAGCAGCAAAATGATGTAACAATTTTCGAATTGGATCTATATACTCttattgattttaaaatgtactGTCCTTCTCTTGCGTTCGACAACAACTTGTCGCGCAAGAAATGTCTATATCCAGTTTCTGCATCATGATACATATACAGTTCATCAATCAAGATCTGCGTTTTAGATTACGTTCATCGCGGTGTTTTAGATTACATTCATCGCCGTGCTGGGACCTACAACCTTATGCAACCTGATGTGCTACTATTGATCTGGACTAAGTAGTCGATTATTCTTCATTGCCTTCGAGAAAATAAGGTAGAGAGATTATACACACGCTTCTTCGGCTAGCAACGTTCTATAGTTTACACCAATCCTCCTTTTCACTATGCTTCATCTCGCTACCCAGCCGTGGCAAAATGGCGAGATGAAACAATGAAACACCGCTACTTTCAATGCGATTCTGCAGACTGGAGATGAGACCAGTATTCCTTGACAAGCTGCCCAAATAGCGAGCCTTCTCTTCTCATCAAGTTCATTGGCTCGTCATACTCCACAATTTGTCCTGAAATAGATAAACGCGTTTCATCAATGTTACTCTCTTTTTCGAACAATTATGAACGAATAAGAACtggtatatattatatacttggATGAGATCACGAGAAGCAttttgaaagagagagagtgagggtgAAACTCACCGTCACTGATGGCAAGAACCATAGAACAATCCATCACAGTCGGTATCCTGTGAGCTACCGTGATCACAGTGCAGTCTGCAAATTCAGTTCTGATAGTTTTCTGAAGAATTGTATCAGTGGCATTGTCAATTGATGCGGTTGCTTCATCAAGCACTAGTACCCGACTTCTTCTCAAAAGGGCACGCCCCAAACAGAACAATTGCCTTTGTCCCATGCTCCAGTTTGATCCATCTTCCACAACTGAGTAACAGGGCATCAGTTAATACAGCTGATCacaatttcacaaaacaaaacGCTCGCCACCATACTGATACACCGAAAATCTTACCTAAGGAGTCTAAGCCGCTTTCCTTCTCCTGAACAGGCTCTCGAAGCTGACACTTCCCAAGAACCTTCAGCACGTACAAATAAGTCAGTTGCTTAGTTTAAAACTTCAACCATGCTGAATTAAACAGTCAAAAAGGAATAATACAGCAAACAAGCTTATATAACTCGACAGTATACCTCCCATATTTCGTCATCTGAATGTTGAGACAAGGGATCCAAATTGTATCTCACAGTTCCGTTGAAGAGGGTAGGATCTTGAGGTATTATTCCAAAACGCGACCTTAGATCATGCAATCCGATTGTAGAGATGTCAATGCCATCGACTATAATCTTCCCTCCCGCTGGCTCTACTAAACGAAATAGAGCACCTATGAGAGTAGACTTTCCACTGCCTGTACGACCAACAATACCAATCTTGTGTCCTCCTTCAAAAATGCAACTGATCCCACGAAGAACGAGTGGTGTATCGGGCCTATATCTGATCTGTTATGATATGAAAATTCTCAGTAAGCTTCTTCAAGGTAAACCTTGACTAGTTCTAGCACCAAAGCAACCAATATTTACCTGCAAATTTTGTATCTCGACTTTACCTACAGCGGGCCAATTGGTTGGAGGACGGTTTCCTTCTACTACTTCAGGGGCTTCACTCGGTATATTCATGTACTGATCTAGTCTTTCAACAGAAATAATGTAATTTGCGATACTGCACTGGATCTGAATTGAAAACATCAAGGAAACGTTCAATGAAAGACCATACGAAAGTGCCATCCCAATGAATCCTGCAGTGACACAGTAATTGCTGTAAGTCTTGATAGTTTGAAGTCATACTACATACATAAGAGATGTCAAAATTACTCAGAAGATTGCAACACTAAGAATGTCAGGATTCTTTTCCCTTTTATCAAAGTTTGGAAAACTCACCAGCGCTGAAAGTTCCAGGAGGAAGCAAAGTCATACAGAGTGCTGCAGAAGAAAGAACGGTTGCGCTTATAAATTCTAGCCGTAGGATCAACCATTCATTCGCCGCAAAACTGTGGAAATAAGGACTAGCATTTGTGTCAATGAGATCAAAGTTCTTCTCCAAGAACCGCTCTTCTTCATGGAAAGCTCTTATTGTAATCGCTCCTGACACCGACTCTGCTACATGGTTTGCTACAAGGGACTTGGTTGTGCCATTGATTCGCATCAACTCTTTTCCAGTCGAAAAGTAGTATTTCTGAAAACAAGAAATGGTGTATCCACAGACGTTGTTTCAGAAAAAAGTAAATTACTTTGCTATTTCAGTTTCAAGTTCCAATTTTTCCTCAATTTCTAATAGAGAGAAATATCACAACACATAACACATTGATAGAATCATGCAGCCAGTTGAAGGAATACAGATTCTTCCTAGTATAAGGAATAAAAGAACTTGGTACGGCATTACCTGTAGGGAAATTGCCACATAGATCATCGGTATGGAGACAAACAGGACTTGCCAGGTAACGACAGCCAGTACTCCGAGATTGGCATAAGCGTTCATAGTAGACCCACAGGCAAAGACTAGGTTGAACGGAACATCAAGATCTACGATACTCAGATCAGATGACACCTACCAAAAAAAAAGCAACGCAAAAAGATGTTAGTTCCTTGAATGCCTACTAATCTATAAGCACACTTTCTGTTTGAAATGCATACCCGACTAAGTATCCTTCCCAGAGGTGTTGAGTCATAAAAAGACATGGGTGCACGGAAAAGGGAACTCAGTAGCTGTGAGAACAAAGACTGAGATGCCTCAAGGCCCATAATAACTGTTAAAATAGATCTGAACAGTAGAATAAATGTTGCGGAAAATCCAATCAACAAGTAAACCGCAATCAATCGCAATGTGCTAACATTGGGATTGTCAACGTTAGCAGCCATCCAAGAGTTCTGCCCTATCTGACTCATAACGAAAATGAAGTGTAAAAGAACTGCCGCTGAGAAGTACAAGAATCCATTCTTCTGCTTCAAATACAGTACGAACGGCTTCACACCTAGTTCTcctgtttctctctcttctcgttTAATCAATTGGTCACCTTTTTCTGGTTTGAGTTGCTTTTCTACATATGTCTTCTTAATCTCTCTGGACGATATTCCAGTTTGGGCCGCAGTGGCATCTGCAAGCCTTTCAGAACCAGCAGTTTCTTTGTGTGCATTCACAAGATCCTGAAACTCTTGGCTTGAGGCCAATAGATGGTGATAAGGAGCTGCTTGTAGGATTTCCCCATCTAACATCAACTGTAAAAAAAGTTAATTAGAAGTTATTCTTAGAAAAACCGCTTCTGCTATGAAAATAGCGATGAATAAAAATCCGAATAGCCTAGAGTTAAAAGTAGACTAACCAAAACAGAATCAAA
This genomic window contains:
- the LOC126617218 gene encoding uncharacterized protein LOC126617218; amino-acid sequence: MSAISLTKFIVFSSIASSTFPKYPTPYPSLSPKCPTYPLTHSSRKISVSVFSKPSEAEEDEELPSAPEDEWLKKLPDKKKPLYAHSLPCIEAWLRNLGFYQSKEDRAVWLVEKPEWHAQLSLDITDLYVRYLKTGPGNLEKDMERRFSYALSREDIENAVLGGP